The window agaaatgaaaatcttgtggtctattaaaatgacagaatgaatgtttatgataaactaatgaactcaccaacctttttagttgacacttgaaagcatgtttattctcaggtatgaaagaaatcttccgctgtgcatttgctcatattagagatattacttggagtcattcatgacatatttcaaaagacgttgcattcgagtcgtcgagttcatcaagattattactaagtcaattatagttggatatattatgaaatggtatgcatgctgtcaactttcgatgtaaagaaagtttgtcttttaaaaacgaatgcaatgtttgtaaaatgtatcatattgaggtcaagtatctcgcgatgtaaccaaatgttattgtattctttcttatggattaggacgggtctttacacttgGTCCAAATCTAGGTTAACTTACTTAAATGCCCAATATGCCCTATGCTCAAACTCCACCGGGAGGTGACATGCTTTCCCATAAACCAATCTAAAATGTGTTGTGCCAATAGGGGTCTTGAATGCGGTCCTAAATGCCCACAAGGAATCGTCAAATTTAGTTTACCAAACCTTAGGGTTATTATTGACTGTTTTCTCTAAAATCCTCTTAAGCGCCCAATTCGTGTTCTCCAGTTGACCACTCATTTGCGGGTGGTATGGAGTTGAGATCCGGTGTGTTAACCCATATTTCTCTAACACTTTCTCTAAAAAATTGTTCGAAAAATGAGTACCTCTTTCCGAAATAAAAGCCTCTGGGATTCCAAACCTAGCAAATAATCCTTTTAAAAACTTGAACACAACCCTAGCCTCATTAGTAGGCAAGGCCTTTGCCTCGCCgcattttgacacgtagtcaaccgcTACAAGTATATAATTGCTTTGGTTGGAGCTAGGgaagggccccataaagtctatCCCTAAACATCAAGCACTTCGCAAATTTGGATCCCAGTTTagggcatctcatcccgtttggagATGGATCCCAAACGTTGACATGCATCACATTAACTCATGGGCATCCTTAAACATCGTGAGCCAATAAAATCCCTAGTAAAACACCTTTTTGGCTATGTGACCCGGCCCAAAGTGACCTCCCGTGGACCATTTATGAAATTCCTCAAGAATTTCCCGCGCTTCTTGACCAAAGACACATATTCTAATCACTTAATCCTCCCTAATTCTAAAAAGATCTGGGTACTCCCAAAAATAAAACTTTAGGTCCGAGAAGAATTTCTTTTTTTGTTGATAAGTGTACCATTTTTGGAGCACACCCGAGGCAAGGTAATTAGCAAAGTCCGTAAATTAGGGTCAAGGTCAATTTTCATTAAATACTCATCGGGAAAAGTGTCCTTAACCAACGATGTATCAAGTTGATCCAAGTTAGGATTCTAGAGTCTTGAGAGATGGTCCCTCGCTAGGTTTTTGGCCCCTTTCTTATCTCTAatctcaatatcaaactcttggagTAAAAGTACCCACAGAATGAGTTGGTgtttagcatcttgctttgtaAATAAATACTTAAGAgccgaatggtcggtatagactatggtcttggacaacactaaGGAAGCTCGAAATTTATCGAATGTAAACACAACTGCAAAAAGTTCCTTTTCAGTGGTTGTGTAATTAATTTGAGCGCCCAAgaaagtcttactagcatagtagatTGGTTGAAAATGATTGTTAATTCTTTGGCCAAGAACCACCCCAAGTGCATAATCACTTGCATTACACATTAGCTCAAAAGGTTCATCCCAATTGGGAGATACaagaatgggagcttgtgtgagcctTGACATGAGAAAGGCAAATGCTTGCTTACCATCATCATCAAAGACAAAGGGTTGGTCCTTTTCTAAAAGATTTGTCATAGGTCAGGCAATTTTGGAGATTTCTTTTATGAATCTCCGGTAGAaacccgcatgacctaagaaacttctTATGGCCTTGACATTGTTTGGCTCGGGTAGATCTTTGATCacctcaatcttagccttatctaCCTTAATGCCATTACATGATATTgtatgacctaaaacaatgccctcctttaccatgaagtgacacttCTCCCAATTTAACATAAGATTTGACTTTTTGCACCTAATGAGCATTTGCTCTAGGTTTGCAAGACACAAGTCGAATGAATCCCCAAAAATGAAGAAttcatccataaagacttccatacttgtCTCTATCATGTCATGGAAAATGGCCATCATTAATCTTTGGAATGTACCGAGTGCATTGCACAACCTGAATGGCATTCTCCAATAGGTAAATGTGCCAAATGGACATGTAAAGGTCGTCTTGTCTTGGTCACTGGGGTCGATAGGTATTTGAAAATATCCCGAAAGCCATCTAAAAAGCAATAAAACTCCTTGCCAGCTAGTCTCTCTAGAATTTGGTTGATAAAGGGCaaaggaaaatggtcttttctggTTGCATCATTTTTTCGCCTATAGTCAATACAAACTCTCCACCAGGTCACCGTtcgagtaggaataagttcattccTATCATTCAAAACAACGGTGGTGCCACCCTTTTGGGTACCACTTGCATCGGGTTTATCCAAGGGCTATCCAAAATTGGATAAATCAACCTCACATCTAAAAGCTTAACCACTTCCTTTTTGACCACCTCCTTCATATTAGGATTTAAACTCCTTTGTTTTTGCACGACGGCCTTGTACTCATCCTCTAGGAGGATCATGCTAGTACAAAAGGAAGGGTGTATCCCTGGGATTTTCATAGTCTTCCATGTAATTGCCTTCTTATGATTTTGTAGAAGGGATATCAACCTCGTTTTTTGGTCATTGGTGAGTCTCGAAGAGATAATCATCGGGAGTTTTGATGCCTCATGAATATAGGCATACTCCAAATGAGGAGGGAGTTCTTTTAACTCTAAAACAGGCGGGTCTTCCAAAGAGGATTTGATGCGGAACTGATCTTGATCAagatcttcaaagggttcatcCTCCTTGGTGATATTCTCTTCATTTCCATCGAATGAAACCTTCATTAACTCGTCAAATTCACTTTTAGTGTCAAAATCATTGCTCTCACCCAATGGATTAAAACCCGTGGTGTCGACATCGAACAACTCTTGTAATTCCTCATCTACACAATTATCAATAACATCAATTCTATAGCAATCCTCATCATCGGTTATACTAGGCCTCTTCATGGCTTCCCTAATGTTGATGACAACCCTTTCGTCCCCCCACACCAATGTTAAGTTGGTTTCTTTGAACAAGGATAGAAGTATCTGCAGTGTTCAAGAAAGGTCGTCCAAGAATAATGGGGACTTGGGTGTCCTCTATATCCAAAATCACAAAGTAAACCGGAAACACCAAAGTCTCAACTTTGAGCAAGATGTCCTCGGCTATACCCATTGGAGTATCAAACGTTTGGTTGGCAAATTTAATTTCCATCCTTGTTGGTTTAAGGTCTCCAAGCCCAAGTTTAAGGTATAAGAAATAGGGTAACAAGGTCACACTTGCTCTAAAATCTGCTAATGCATCATATACATCCAAATCCCCCACACTACATGGTATAACAAACCGCCTTGGGTCACCTAACTTAGGAGGTAGCTTGTGCTTTTTCAAAATAGTCGAACATTCTTCAAAGAGCAATGTGGCCAATACCTCCTCATTTTTGCCCTTAGAAGAGATAAGATCTTTTATAAACCTTTTGTAGTTTGGCACCCTTTGAGCACTTAAACGAGTGGCAAGTTAACGCTTATTTTCTTGATCATGTTAGAAAATTTCTCATATTGACTTGTGAGTTTATCCTTCCTCAATGCTTTCAGATAAGGAACTGGTTCCTTGCAAACCTTTTTTTAATGAACCTCCACACTTTGTACCCTTTTCCCCCAAAGAATCTCCTTTTTCAACCCTTGGCTCTTGTGGCCCTTCTTCTTCAACTTCTTGATCATTGGTTGGTTCATTGGTATGTGTTTCGGCAGGTGTAATGGGTTTTTGTGGTTTAGGTGTAGGAGTTGGTTCATTGAGTTTCAAACCACTTCGGGTTGAGATAACATTGACATGATCAGTTCGGGTTTGGCCATTGTTGTTGTTTGGGTTGACTTGTGTATTGGTTGAAAGAATACCTGGTGGTCTCTCCGATAATAGGATTACAAATCTTCCTAAATCACGTTCCAAGTTTTGAATTGAGGTTTGTTGATTTTTCCTTTGTTGCTTGATTAACTCATTCTCTTGTTTCAATAAAGCTTCATTAGTTTCCGCCTTTTTCATATAACTCATTAGCATATCCTCAATGGGTGGCTTCCTCTCTACTTGTTGTTGAATGGGTTGTTGGTATTGGTTTTGGTTGTAACCTTGCTTTTGGGTTTGGTTGAATTGTTGTTGGTTGAAATTTGGGTAAGGTTTAACCTTGATTTTGGTTGAAGTTATTGTTTCGGTTGTTGTTGTTGAATTCGGGTGGTCGGTTCCCTTGAAGATTGAAAGATACTTGCTTTTGACCTCCTTGGTAGCCTTGGTTTTGGAAATTGTTGTTGTAACCCGATGAATTACCTCGTTGGAAACCCGTGTTTACTTGATAAGCTTGGTTCCCTGGAATGTCACTACTAGTCAAGTCTCCTTTCCTCATATACCCCGCATAGTTAACTTGAGCCTCGGTCATCATTGGTAAATTATCGACATTGACTTAGGTAACTTGATGGCAATCTTTAGTAAGGTGAGGACCCTCACATCTTTCACATCCCACTTGCATTGCAACAACTGTTTGTTGCAACTTTTTGATATCTTTACCGAATATTTGGAATTGATTTGACAAGGATGCTAGAGTAACTCCTCCATACTCCTCACTATCGACATTTGAAACAGTTCATCTTGGGCACTCTCTCCCTGGTGGAGTCCATTGAAAAGTATGAATGGCCATGTCCTTCAATAATTGCTCCGCCTCTTTAGGTGTTTTGTACATGAACACTCCTTCTGCGGAAGAGTCAAGGATAGCTCTTGTTTGCTCATTGATACCCTGGTAAAATATATGAATTTTCTCTTTCTTGctcaaaccgtgttgaggacaaacTCACAACAACTTCTTTAATCTTCCCCATGCGTAATGTAAAGATCCCTCGCTTCTTTGACTAAATGTGTTGATTTCCATTTTCAAACGCTCCACTTTTGTCGGTGGATAGAAACGATGTAGAAACTTTTCACTTTGGAAAGTAGAAATCGAACCCGGTGGTTTATTCTTAAGCCAATCCTTAGCATCTTCCGTAACCAAAAAAGGGAATGCACTTAACTTGAAAGCATCCTCGGACACCCCATTATACTTATACAAATCACATAACTCGTTGAAAGCGTAAAGATGATCATATGGGTTTTCTTGCATTGTCCCCCGAATTGAACATCTTTTAATAAGGTCATGAAATTTCCCTCGATCTTCCAACTATCGGCCGTGATTGGAGGCCTATTAATAGAAGGTGCAACTGTCGGTGGTGCAAAGAGTCTAGTGTTCCACATTGGAACATCATTAGGATCCGCCATCGGTGGTGGAACTTGAGGAACTTGAGGCCCTACCCCAAATGGATTTTCTCCCTCCGTATCGACGAAATACAAAGGCAACACTTCATAATTAGATCTAATAACCGTTTCGTCCCTTGATTGATAATAACCGTGAATTTCTTTCTAGAGCTTGGATAGTGGATTCTCACAAATTTGATCCTTGTTGGACCGCAATTTCATACACCACCTAACCTAGATCACAAAACAAACACAAAACATTTTCcgcacaacaatatataataaacaAGAAAAGTAACATTTGTAAGAATAAATTCTCATAAAATGATCGAACAACTACTAGAAAATATCAAAATCCAATTAAAACACcactcctcggcagcggcgccaagaagtTTGATGTTGTGCAACAAATACTCTTAAATTAATAacatgattcaaacactacaaataagcacacacaactaacgaacaACTAGGTCCCAGTCATTATAGCACTTTTCATGTAAGCATTCaattcaagttcgtcccaagagagtagGTCAATCAAATATTgaaactaataattatcctagtgataatgctaaaaacgaacatatatttcatagcattatccctcaagaaagacaagcttttagttgcaattgttctatttacaaatgatattcgtttaaataataaaaggtgaagacaaaagacagattcgacgaattaaagacggaaacaaccaaaaagctcaaaagtataaagtacaatcaaagaggttccaattattgatgagaaacgtctcaaaattacaagagtac of the Rutidosis leptorrhynchoides isolate AG116_Rl617_1_P2 chromosome 5, CSIRO_AGI_Rlap_v1, whole genome shotgun sequence genome contains:
- the LOC139849716 gene encoding uncharacterized protein, yielding MGPFPSSNQSNYILVAVDYVSKCGEAKALPTNEARVVFKFLKGLFARFGIPEAFISERGTHFSNNFLEKVLEKYGLTHRISTPYHPQMSGQLENTNWALKRILEKTVNNNPKVW